ACGATCACGATCCGCTGGTGTCGATAAACGCTTTGTCGTCCAGCGGGCGAACCCAGACGTTGCGGAAGCGAACCGCGTTGTCGTGATCTTGCAAGAAGACGGGGCCCGTCGAGCTTTTCAGTTGACGCTCCCAGATTGCTTTCAAATAGGGAGTCGCGCCGTAGCGGTACGGATGATAGCTCGATCGCGGTTCGCCCAGTTGCAAGTCGCGTTGCACTTGTTGCCCGTTGAGCCATGCGGTGATCGAGCCCTCTTTAGTGATCTTGCCTTGGTCGTCCCGTCGCGGGGCGCGGTAGCGGATGTCGTAAACCTGCCATTGGTCGCGCGGACCGCAAGCATTCGCAAGCGGCTTGGAAAATCCGTAGACCGACCCGGCGTCCTGTTGACTCAGTTCCTGTTTGCCGTGGGAATCGATGATCTGGACTTCGTAGTTGCCGTGGATGTAGATCCCGCTGTTCCCTGTTCCTCCTTCGGGGATCAGGAATTCCACGTGCAGGTCGGCATCGCGGAAGTGCAGCGTCGAAACTAGGTGGTTCGATCGGACAGCTTGCTCGCCTTGGGAGACCGTCGAAACCAAGCTGCCGTTTTCGATCGGCCAGTTGATCGCTGATCCCTGCGTGCTGCGGAACTTCGGCTCCGATTCGCCATCAAACAGCACGATCGCGTCGGCTGGCGGTTCGACCGGCAGCTGCGATTGGTCGGGGTGAAACTCTTCGGCCGCCAGAGGCAAGGCGAATCCGATCAGGCTGAGGGCAATAGCACGCATCATTATTATGGGACTTCTACGGGAGGTGTCTTGTTGTTCATCCGGTAACCGCGATCGCGGAGGTGTTGCTGGCAAAGTATATCATCCGCCAGCCGGTTTGCTGTCCAATCACCGCGGTGAACGGTAGACTCTGGCGATGTCAAATCCGCAGAATCTCCCGCCGTCCGACTCGCCAGGTCCCCAACGCAACCCTTCGATGCGACATTGGATGTTTCCGATGTTGTGTGGGTTTTCGCTAATCGCCTACTTCTGGCCTTCGGGCGGCATCGATCCGTTTGTTGCTTCCAAGTCGTGGCTCTCCTGGATGATCGCGGCGACGATGTTCGCATTGGGCAGTCTGTTGCCCGAGGATGAAGTCCGTCGGCTGCGTCGCCAGTTGCCGCAAGTCTGTTTAGGAACGTTGACCCAGTGTCTGGTCATGCCGCTGGCGGCGCTAGCGGTCGTCCGGTTCGGCGGGCTCGAAGGGGGCTACCGATTGGGAGTGATCCTTGTCGGATGTGTTCCCGGGGCGATGGCATCGAACGTGTTGACGCTGGCCGCTGGCGGCAACGTCAGCTATTCGGTCAGCCTGACGACGATGGCCACCTTGGCTTCGCCGATCACCGTCCCCTGGCTGTTGGTCTTGATGGCGGGGATCAGCGAATCGGAAGCTCGTATCGAACCGCTATCGATGATGCTGACACTCGCTTCGACCGTCTTGTTGCCCGTGATCGCCGGCTTCTCGTTGGCGCGTTGGAGCCCTCGGTTCAAAGCGATCGCCGAACCGGTCGGTCCGGTCTTGGCGAACCTTGTAATTCTCTGGATCATCGCCGTCGTCGTGGGACTCAACCGCGACCGCTTGGCCATGATCCCGCTGAGTCTGTTGGCGTCGCTGTTAATTGTGAACCTTGTCGGCTACGTCGGCGGTTATACCGCGGGAGCTCTCGCGCGGATGGATGAACCGATGCGTCGGGCGCTGACATTAGAAGTTGGTATGCAGAACGCGGGGCTTGGGACGATGCTTGCCGTCGGCAGCTTTGGCGACCAGTTTCCCGAAGCCGCCATCCCCACAGCCGCCTACACGTTCGGATGTGTCTTCACCGGCACGATCCTCGTCTCGCTGTGGCGCCCACGCCCTGGAACTGCCGTGTAGTACGATTTGTTGTGGTCGCCTGCTGCTAGGCGTCTTGTGAAGCTACTCGTGGAAACTGCTCGATGATTGGCGTCGGGCTGCCAATGGCGAAACTCTGATTCCAATTGCACCACTGGATTGACGATGGCTGAATTGCTGCATGTTGTCGCGATGAACGTGCCTTGCCCGTTTCATCTCGAACTTAAATTTTCCGATGGCGATGCTCGCGTCGTCGACCTGCGACCGCTATTAAACGGGCCAGCGTTTCTGCCGCTTCACGATCCCGATGTGTTTGCATCCGCAACGATCGATCCGGTGTCAAAGACTGTCTGTTGGCCTTGTGGAGTCGACTTGGCTCCCGAAGCACTGACGTCCCTGTCGCCAGCGGATATTCAGTCGGCCGGATAGCGTCGCCGGAAGTTACAACTGATCAAGCCAGCAGCTTTTCGATCACCTTCGCCGGTTGGCCGTCGATCAGCGATTGCTCGCGTCCGTTCTGTTCGTAGGTCAGGTTTTCGGCTTCGAGCCCAAACAGATGCAGCAGGGTGGCGTGGTAGTCGAAATGGTTGACTTGGTCTTCCACCGCGTGGTGGCCGAATTCGTCGGTCGCGCCATGCATCCCCGATCGGAAGCCGCCGCCGGCGACCCACATCGTGAATCCGTAGGTGTTGTGATCCCGGCCGATGTTCGCTTCGTTTTGAATCACGGGCAACCGCCCCATCTCGCCGCCCCAGTGGACGACGGTGCTGTCCAGGAGTCCGCGTTGCTTGAGATCTTTGACGAGCGCAGCGGCCGGTTTGTCGATCTTCTTGCACGATGCTGGCAACGCTTTGACGATGCCGCCATGGTGGTCCCAGTATTGGTTTTTCGTGAACAGTTGCACGAACCGGACGCCCCGTTCGACAAGTCGTCGCGCGATCAGGCAGCGTTCGCCAAACTCTCGCGTCTCGGGTTGGTCCAGCCCATACATCGCGTGGGTTGCCTTGGATTCGCGGCTCAAATCGGTCGCTTCGTCCGCCGCAAATTGCATCCGTTCAGCGAGTTCAAAATTGGCGATCCTCGCTTGCAGTTCGTGTTCGCCCGTCCGCTGTTCCGCATGGCGTCGGTTCAGCGATTGCAGTAGGTCGAGGTAATTGGATTGAATCTCGCCGTCGAGATGGGGCGGCGGCTGCAGGTTTAAGATCCTCGGCTTCACGGGCCGGATGACGGTTCCTTGAAACAGCGATGGCAACCAACCGTTGGACCAGTTTAAGACGCCTGCGACCGGCAATCCCTTCGGGTCGGTCATCGCAATGTACGCCGGCAAACTCTCGCTTTTTGTCCCCAACGCATACGTCAACCAGCTGCCCAATGCGGGTCGCCCCGCCAAGGGGCGACCGCCGTTCATCGCGTAGATCGATTGGCCGTGGTTGTTCACGCCGGTGTGCATCGAACGAATCACAAGCGCATCGTCGACGATCGTCGAGAATTCGGGAAGCAGTTCGGAAACGTCGGTCCCATGTTCGCCGTACTTCTTGAATTTCCAAGGTGATCCAAAGACCTTCGAACTGGCTTGAGCCGCGTTGTCGTATTTGATCTTGCCGGGAAACTTCTGCATGTGCAGTTCGTTTAATATCGGCTTCGGATCCAGTAGATCCATCTGGCTGGGGCCGCCTTGCATGAACATCGAAATCATCGCGGTCGCCCGCGGCTTCAGCGGCGGCTGCTTGGGCTTCAGATCGAATCCTTCGGTCCCCAGGTTCGGCTTCTTCGGTTCGGCATTCGCTTTTTGGGCCATCAAACAGGCCAACGCCAGCGGCCCGCCACGCATCGCCGAAGAGGCCAGGAAGTGTCGGCGCGAAGATTGAATGTCGGAATTGTTGTTCGTCATCGGTTTTCCGTCGTTTCGCAGGCGGGGGTTTTTCAGGAGGGGAGCGGGCTGTCGCCGACGTTAGTATCGGCGGGGGAAGCTGCGGTCGCCGTTAATCCACATAGAGAAATTCGTTGGAGCTGAACATCGCTTGGCAGGCGCTGGCCAGTGCCAGTCGGTGAGCCGCTTCGGCGGATAGTTTGGCGTCGCGTGACCTAAATGCGGAGGTTTGTCGCGCGACGAAGTTGGTCAGTTCGGTCAGCACGCCATTTTCGATCTCTCGATTGAAGCACCGCTGCCAAGCGTTGGAAATCTGTTGCGGAACTTCGCTCTCGGCTCGGATCGCCTGAGCCGCCAGTTGGTCCGCTTGATCGATGACAAACGCACTGTTCATCAGCAGCAATGCTTGCGTGGCGACGTTTGAGTAGTTGCGGATGGTGCAGTTGGGGGCGACGGTGGCCAAGTCGAATGTTTCCAGGACGCCCAGCGGTCGGCTGCGGCGAACTTGAACGTAGACGCTGCGGCGACTGGCCTCTTCGCCGAGCTGCGATTTGCCCGTCGGCTTGCGTTCTCCGTCAAGCATCTCCTTGCCCAATACGACTTGCCCCACAGCGTCTTCTTTTACCGGCACCGGTGGGCCGTGCAAGCGATTTGTGATCGTGCCGTTTGCGACGAGCATCGCGTCGCGGATCGCTTCGGATTCCAGTCGCCGGACCGTCATCCGTGCATACAGCCGATTGTCGGGATCGACGCGGTCCAGCTGCTCGGTTCGCGTGGAAACCTGCTGGTACGTTTGCGACAGCATGATCATCCGATGCATGCGTTTCAGGTTCCAACCGCCACGCATCAGGTCGGTTGCAAGCCAGTCGAGTAGTTCGGGATGCGTCGGCTTGGAGCCTAGGAAACCGAAGTCGCCCGGCGAATCGACGATGCCTCGTCCGAAGTGGTTTAGCCAAACGCGATTCATCAGAACGCGAGCCAGCAGTGGATGTTTGCCGTTGGTCAGTTGACGTGCGTAGGCGAGTCGTCGACCGGTCGTGGGGAGGTCGGGATCGTTTGCCTCGATCTCCGTGGGATCGTTGCCTTTCAGGACGGTCAGTTCGCTGGGACCCAGTTCCTGACCGGGCTGTTCGTGGTCGCCACGAATGAACAGATGCGTTGGTGGCACATGGTTCGCCGGTTCGGTTAAGACGCGAATGAACTTCTCTTTCGGGGCGGTCGCGCGGATCGCATTGATCTCGTTCTGCATGTTGGCGAGGTCCGTTTTCGCGTCCACTTTGCGGCAGATCTGGGCCGCCTCGCGATAGCGTTGGACCTCGGCAAAGCCGTCGGGTGAGAACGTTTCCAGCGAGGCGGCGTCGACCAACGGTCCTGGGAATTCCGTTGCCAGTTGCTGTTGGTCGCTCGTCCATTTATCGGCCGGCATCGATGCCAGCTTGGCAACGGCTTCGCGATGCTCCTCAGGAATCTTGGCGAGTTGCTCGTTCCGAGCCAGTTCGATCAATTCCTGCTCCAACGCATCGGCGGCTCTTTCGATATCCGAAGCCCGTCGCGCACGCTGTTGGGCATACAGATAGAGCGAGCCGGGCGAAATGTTGCCGACGTTGGGGAACTCCTCCAACAGGGCAACCTGTTCGGCGCTCCGCTTCGATTTCTCCGTCTTGAAAGCGCTCTCGACTGCTTCGCGACGGTCGGCAGGAACGACCAACAGTTCTTCGTAGAGTGTCCTGTCGAGATGTTCCTGTTGGCGTTTGGAGCGTTTCGCGGTCGCTTCTTTGGCTTTCTGATCGACCGCCTTGCGAGCCTGTCGATCTTCCTCGGTGTACAACGACATGCGACGCTGCCGTGGGACTTTCCATTGCTTTGGATCGAGTGCCGGTTCGAAAATCGCGCGGAACCGAAAGTAATCGGCTTGGCTGATCGGATCGTATCGATGGTCGTGACACTTCGCACATCCAACCGTTAACCCCAGCAGCGATGTCGATACGATCTCGATCGTGTCGGATATCGTTTCGTTGGCTGCCAGGGCGCGATCGATGCCTCCCGATGCGGTTCCGTCGGGGGCCATGCGAAGAAAGCCGGTGGCGGTAAGTTGAGCGATCCGCTCGGGCGTTAGCTGCGATGCGTCGTCGCCGGTCGCCATCTCGTCCCCGGCCAATTGCTCGCAGATAAATTGGTCCAACGGTTTGTCATCGTTAAAGCTGTCGATGACGTAATCGCGATAGAAGTAGGCGAACTCGCGTTCGGTATCTTGATTTGTGTAGCCATCGGAATCGGCGTAGCCAGCGACGTCCAGCCAATGCCGGCCCCATCGCTCACCATAACGGGGCGATGCGAGCAAGCGATCGATCAACGCCGCGAAGGCGTGGTCGCTCGGATCGTTGACGAAATCGTCGACCATCTCCGGTTCGGGCGGCAGTCCCCAGAGATCGAACGTCGCTCGGCGGATCAGAGTGTGGCGATCTGCGGCGGCCGAAAAGGCGAGCCCTTCGCGGTGCAGCCGATCGAGGACGAAGGCGTCGATTGGATTGTCGCTGGCGTTCGCTTTGACAACGGGCGGCTCGGGAGACGCGATCGGTTGGAAGGCCCAGAAGCTGCGTTCCTCCTCGGTGATGTAGTCGCCATCGTCGAGTGTCAGCGGTTCTTCTCGCGCGGTCTTGGCACCGTCGAGGATCCACTTGCGAATCGAAGCGATATCCTCGGCTGAGAGGTTCTTTTCGCCGGGCGGCATGTCTCCCGACTCCACCCGTTCAAGCAGCAGCGATTCGCTAGCATTGCCCGGGACGATCGCTTCGCCCGAATCGCCGCCAGACAAAATCCAACGTTTTAGTCGGACATCGAGCGATCCCTCGACGACGCCACTCTCGCCATGGCAATGAAAACAGTGCGCCTTCAGGATCGGGCGAACATCCTTTTCGAAGGTCGACGTATCGGCGGCAAAGGTCCGACCCGAGAGGATGGAAATGGCAGCAAGCAGCGCAAAGGTAGGTAGGAGACGCATTTTCAGGATCGCGGTTGGAGGGCGAAAACGCAGGCGGGGAACCGTATGCTACACGATCCAGCCGTGGGGTTAAACACTTTCCGCGAAACAAACCCCGGGCAAGCCGTCATGAAGCCGCGGCCGCGGCGGCCGCATATAGCCTGCGGCGCGAGCCCTGTCAGTTATGCGTAAGTCAGTTTCTATCCCCGAAGGGATTGCAGCCACTAGCCGTAGGTAAGCGAAGCGCCACCTACGGCTAATGGCAAACAAACAGGTTTTCGACGCCGAAGGGTGTCGCAGCAATCAGGCTGGTCGGGCTGCGACCACCTTCGGGGTCGTATATCGCGTCGCTTTTCGTCATCCGGTGGTGTTCGCTGCGCTCGACCACCGGCTAATGGCTTTAACGCTTTCGGCGTAGGTTGACTTGTCTATAACTGTCAGGGCTCGCGCCGCAGGCTTTATGTGATCGCCGCGACCGCGGCTTAAAGACGCTTGGCTCTGACAGCGAAACGTCTGCCTGGGGGAGAGATTTATGCCAGGATCGGGCGGATCACGTTGGCTTCGGTGACGCCGGTTAGGCGTTGGTCGAGGCCTTGGAACGGGTAGGTGAACCGGCTGTGGTCGATTCCCAGTTGGTTCAGGATCGTGGCGTTGAGATCGCGGATGTGAACCGGATCAGCTGTCACGTTGTAACTGAACTCGTCCGTCTCGCCGTGCACGACGCCTTGCTTGATGCCCGCTCCCGCCATCCAGACTGTAAAACACTTGGGATGGTGATCGCGGCCATAGGTCTTTTGCGTCAGCTTGCCTTGGCAGTAGATCGTGCGTCCAAATTCACCGCCCCAAACGACAAGCGTGTCGTCCAGCAGGCCGCGCTGTTTCAGATCGGTCAGCAGTCCCGCGTTGGGTTGGTCGGTGTCCTTGCATTGTTTTGGTAGGTCGCCCGGCAGGTTGCCGTGCTGATCCCAGCCGCGATGGAAGATCTGCGTGAACCGTACGCCGCGCTCGGCCATCCGCCGCGCCAGGATGCAGCAGTTTGCATAAGATCCAGGTCGCATGACATCGGGACCGTACAGGTCCAAAACATGTTGCGGTTCGTCGCTTAGATCGGCCAGTTCGGGGATCGACGTCTGCATTCGAAACGCCATCTCGTACTGAGCGATCCGGGCGTTGGTCTCCGGATCGCCGATCGCTTCGTAGGTCTGTTGATTCAGTCGCGAGAGGCTGTCGAGCATCCGCCGGCGGACGCCCGCATCCAATCCGCTGGGATTCGACAGGTACAGCACCGGGTCGCCGGCGCTGCGAAGCGAAACGCCTTGGAATTTGCTTGGCAAAAAGCCGCTCCCCCATAGACGGTTGTAGAGCGCTTGGGCTTGCTGGCGTCCGGACCATGACGCTGTCATGACCAGGAACGACGGTAGGTTTTCGTTTTCATTCCCCAGGCCGTAACTGAGCCATGATCCGAGGCTCGGTTTGCCCGGCAATTGGTCGCCGGTGCAGATGTAGGTGATCGCCGGATCGTGGTTGATCGCTTCGGTCCACATCGACCGGATCATCGAAATCTCGTCGACCTTCTTGGCCATGTGCGGGACCAATTCACTGGCCCACGTGCCCGCCTTGCCATGCTGAGCGAACTTGTAGATCGAAGGAGCGATCGGGAACCGCGATTGCCCGCTGGTCATCGTCGTCAGACGCTGCCCTTGGCGGATCGTTTCGGGGAGATCTTTGTCGAACCAATCGGCCATCTTCGGCTTGTAGTCCCACATGTCCATCTGGCTCGGCGCGCCCGACATGAACAGATAGATCGCCCGTTTGGCTTTCGGTTGATGGTGCGGCAGGTTTGCCAGTCCCGGTGTGCCCTGGAGCCCAGCACCGGCGGTGGCGGCATGCAATGGACTGCCGGGCATCGACGCCAATGCGGCGGTTCCCAGACCCAGCGACGCGTTGCGGAAGAAGTGGCGGCGGGTGAGTAGTTGTCTGTATTGGTTCAGCGCGTCGATTGTCATTTTGTCACCACTTCATCCAGGTTGATTAACGTGCTCGCCACGGCGGTCCAAGCTGCAAGTTCGATCGGGTCGATCGAATCGGGCGTGGGCGATTGCCCCAGCTTGATCAAGCGGTTTGCATTTTCGGGGTCTTTGGCAAACGCCGCGCGGGCGTCGTTGAGCAGTCCGACCAGTTCAGCCGTTTCGGTTTCCGAAGGAGTTCTCGAGGTCAGCGTTTCAAAAGCCCAAGCGATCTTTTGGGCGTCGTCGCTGCCCCCTTCGGCGATCACGCGTTGGCCGAGGTTCCGCGAGCATTCGACGAACTGCAATTCGTTGAGCATCATCAATGCCTGCAGCGGCGTGTTGGTTCGCTCTCGCCGCGCCGTGCACGATTCGCGGCTCGGCGCGTCCAGCATCGTCATCGTCGGCGGGCCGCTCGTCCGTTTCCAGAATGTGTAGAGGCTGCGGCGGTAGATCTTTTCGCCGCTGTCGGGTTTGAAATTGACGGTGTCCGAACCCGAATATCCAACCGCTTCCCAAAGCCCTTCGGGTTGCGGCGGCTTGACGCTCGGGCCACCCTGTTTCTCGACCAGCAGTCCGCTGGCCATCAACGCTTGGTCTCGCAACATCTCCGCATCCAAGCGGAACCGTGCCCCGCGGGCCAGCAGCCGATTGCTCGGGTCGCTGTCGCGTTGCTGTGGCGAGACGTGTTGGTCGCGGCGGTAGGTCTGCGACATCATGATCTGTTTGACCATCCGCTTCACATCCCAGCCCGAATCGCGGAAATCGATTGCCAGCCAATCGAGCAGTTGCGGATGGCTTGGCGGTTCGCCTTGAGCGCCAAAGTCTTCGCTCGTCTTGACGATGCCGGTGCCAAACAGCTGCTGCCAATAGCGGTTCACCGCAACGCGGGCTGTTAGAGGATGGCTGGGATCGGTCAACCATTTCGCTAGCCCCATCCGATCGTTTGGAACGCCTTCGGGCAGCGGCGGCAGCGCGGCCGGTACCGCTCGCGGGACCACTTCGCCCTTCTGGTCGTATTCGCCACGCAGCAGGACGTGGCTCGGCCGCGGCTCTTTCAATTCCTTCCAAACCAAGGTCGTCGGGAACGATTTTTCGACGGCGGTGATCTGGTTCAAGAGCCCATCTTTTTGAGCTCGCAACACCAGCCAATCGGGATCGATGCTGGCGACGCGGCGATAGTAGGCGCGGATCGCATCCGCCTGGTCGTCGGTCCGCGCGGCGGGATCCAACTTGGCAATCTCCACAATTGATGCGGGGACTGGAGCCGAAGGGGATCGAACGGCAAAGGCAAACCGACTCGGTCGCCCGCCATGGCTGACGACCTTTAATAGGATGTGATTCACTCCCTGCTTCAGGTCGATTTCGTATTCGTCTCGCAGCGACGCGAAGTCTCGCTGCTGCTGCAGCTCGCCCTGCTTCTTCTGATTAACAAACAACACGAGGCCGTCTTGAGTGCCTAACAGCAGCGTCACCTTTTGAGGTGTCTTCGCCTCGATCGTGCGATGCAATAAGACGACCGAAGGCTCGTCGCCAACGGTCGGCAGATCGTGCGCCGCGGCATCGGCGTAGGTCGGTTGTTTCGTCCATGGCACTTCGTGGCTGCCGAACTTTTCATCGGCGTTAAATTTACGCCCCTCGGAGGCGAAAGTTCGGAAGTAGCCCGCGGTGGGGTATTCCACTGGAAACGGTCCCGTTTGATCCCAGTCGCCAAGGACAAGTTGTTGGTCGGCAGCCGGTTGCGGAACGGCATCGCTGACACTCAAACGGACCTGCCCGAATTGATGTCCGGCCCACTGCGATTTGAAGTGCAATTTGATTCGCAACCGCGAATCGGCACCGTCGGTCAGGAAGCTCGACGCGACAAGCCACGCCGATCGCGTGCCGGGATTCAAGTGGCCGCCGATCGCCCAGCCGGCGTCTTTGTCCTGCTTGCCGTCGAACGCATACCCGATCGCAAACTTGCCGTCGGGCTGTTCGTAATCGGCTTCGCCATAGATCAACTTCACCGGCAGCCAGCGATTGCCCGACATCGGCGATGCGATTTCGACCTCCATCTCGGTCAGGACCGCATTGCCATTGCTGCTGATTCCGCCCGGCTTGTTCTCTTCGGCCAGGACTTCCAATTGCAGCAGTTGCCAGTTGTCGCCAGCGGGCACGGGAGCTTCGATCACAAGCGTGTCGGTCGCCGCTGGGGTGCCGGTCGCTTTGACCGAACCATCTTCTAATTGCTCCAGCTTCAAATCGCTTTCGGTTGTCACTTTATCGGGTATCAACGGGACCCACTGGATCGCTTGGCCACCGGTCAGTCGCTGTTCCCAACGGTGCTGCGCTTCGTCGACCCCCGTCAGGTCACCCTCCATCTCGATGTCGAGCAAATCGAGTTCTTCCCGCAGTTGTTTCAGTTGGCTCTCGTGCTCTGCCGTCGGCACTTGAACCGTTGGCGGGTGATCCTTCTTGTTGCCGTCCAACGCTCGGCCATCGAGACTGTTGAAATAGGCAAACAGCGAATAGAAGTCGCGAGCCGAGATCGGATCGAACTTGTGATCGTGGCAGACCGCGCAGCCGGTGGTCATGCCCAGGAAGACAGTGCCAAACGCGGAGACGCGATCGACGCAGTTACGGACGTAGACCTCGTCGTAGATCGATCCCCCTTCGCTTGTCGTGACGTTCAGTCGATTGAAGCCGCTGGCGATCTGTTGCTGCAGCGTGGCGTTGGGGATCAGGTCGCCGGCGAGTTGTTCGGTGATGAATTCGTCCAGCGGTTTATTGTCGTTGATCGCTGCGATCACCCAATCGCGATAGGGCCACATCTCGCGGTAGTTGTCCAGGTGCAGACCGTGCGTGTCGCCGTAGCGGACCAGGTCCAACCAGTAGCGAGCTTGGTGCTCGCCAAATCGCTTCGACTCCAACAATCGGTCGATCAATTTTTCGTAAGCGTTGGGCGACTTGTCGTCGACGAAATCGCGAACCTCTTGCAGTGTCGGCGGCAGCCCGGTCAGGTCGAAGGTGGCGCGGCGGATCAGCGACCGCCGATCGGCTGGCGGATTGATCGACAGTCCCGCGTCGATCGCCTTGCGGGCGATGAATTGATCGATCGGACCATCGGCTTGGATCGATGGATCGGAGATCGCCGGCGGGGCTGCTTTCACGGGCGGCAGCAGCGACCAGTGGGCGCTGAAGGGAGCCCCTTGAGCGATCCAGTCGGTCAGCAATTGCTTCTGCTTGGCCGTGAGCGGTTTGTGGAAATCGACCGGCGGCATGACATCGCCTTCGTCGTCGCTGGCGATCCGCGCGATCAGAGTGCTGGCGTCGACGTCGCCGGGGACGATCGCTCGATCGCCGCTGTCGAGTTCCGCCAAAGCCGGTTCGGCTTCATCCAATCGCAGTCCCGCCTGACGGTGTTCCGCATCGGGACCGTGGCAGGAAAAGCAATGGTTGGAGAGGATGGGACGAATGTCGCGATTGAAATCGACCTGCGATTGTTCGGCAAAACAACAAAGATGCCAAACCAGGCACAGACCCATCGACGATAGAATGCGTAGCAACATGGGCGACTGCAAAGTGGATGGAAGGTGATAGGTGGGAGCCGGCGGGACGCGTTCCAGCGTTCCTTCTTATTCTATACGTCCGTGAAACCGGATATCAACGAATTGAACGGTTCGTTCGGGATTTCACGTCGATGACTGCCTGGGGGCGGCGGTGGATTGTGTCGGTCGCGCGGCATATTCGACTTGTGTCGGGGCCTGCGATAATAATGGCTAAGGGCCCGGCGCCCAGGCGTTCCCCTCGCAATGACTGGGTTTCTGCACAACGATCACAATGGCTGAGTGAAATGAAGATGAAAGTTCGCAGCGGTGGCGGTTTCCGAGCGATCCTCTATACGCTCAAGAAAGGACGCGAGGTCGGCGGCGTCTTGAAGATGTATAACGCCATGCGAACGCGGAACGCTTGTAAGACGTGCGCCTTGGGTATGGGCGGCCAGAAGGGTGGCATGGTCAACGAGCGCGGGGCGTTTCCCGAGGTCTGCAAGAAGAGTTTGCAGGCGATGGCGGCCGATTTGCAGCCGGCCGTTTTACCCACCTTCTGGGATCAGCATCCGGTCGAGCAGTTGTCGCAGATGACGCCGCGCGAACTGGAGCATTGCGGTCGGCTGGTCCAGCCGGTGATCTACCGCCGCGGGGCCTCTCATTTCCAAACGATCTCGTGGGAGGAGTCGCTATCGCGGATCGCCACCAAGCTCCGCTCGCTAACGCCCGACGAAACGTTTTGGTATTTCAGTGGCCGCAGCAGCAACGAAGCGGGCTTCTTGCTGCAGTTGCTCGCTCGACTCTACGGAACCAATAACGTTAATAACTGCAGCTACTACTGTCACCAGGCGAGTGGCGTCGGGCTGCAGTCGTCGGTCGGCAGCGGAACGGCGACGATTGTGTTGGAGGATCTGGAGCAGGCTGATCTTGTTTTTGTGATCGGCGGCAACCCGGCCAGCAATCATCCGCGGATGATGACAAGTCTGATGCATGTGCGCCGTCGCGGCGGTCACGTGATCGTTATCAATCCGGTTCGCGAGACCGGGATGGTCAACTTTCGGATTCCCAGCGATCCGATCAGCCTGTTGTTTGGAACCAAGATCGCTTCGCATTATGTGCAACCTCACATCGGCGGCGACCTGGCGTTGCTGTGGGGCATCGCCAAACAGTGCTTCGAAGATGAGACGCTCGACCGCTCGTTCCTCGATGCCCACTGCACCGATTCGGCCGCTTGGATCGACGCCGTCGCCGCGATGTCGTGGGACGAGATCGTGGCAAAATCGGGGATCGACCGCGATCAGATCCGCACCGTTGCGGGCGTTTATGCCAAGTCGCGGCGGACGGTTTTTGCGTGGACGATGGGGATCACGCATCACGCTCATGGAGTGCAAAACGTGCAAGCGATCGCTAACCTCGCGATGGCGCGCGGAATGCTTGGCCGTCCCGGATGCGGGCTGCTGCCGATCCGCGGGCACAGCAATGTGCAGGGGATCGGTTCGGTTGGCGTGACGCCAAAACTGAAGGAC
Above is a genomic segment from Rosistilla ulvae containing:
- a CDS encoding FdhF/YdeP family oxidoreductase; the protein is MKVRSGGGFRAILYTLKKGREVGGVLKMYNAMRTRNACKTCALGMGGQKGGMVNERGAFPEVCKKSLQAMAADLQPAVLPTFWDQHPVEQLSQMTPRELEHCGRLVQPVIYRRGASHFQTISWEESLSRIATKLRSLTPDETFWYFSGRSSNEAGFLLQLLARLYGTNNVNNCSYYCHQASGVGLQSSVGSGTATIVLEDLEQADLVFVIGGNPASNHPRMMTSLMHVRRRGGHVIVINPVRETGMVNFRIPSDPISLLFGTKIASHYVQPHIGGDLALLWGIAKQCFEDETLDRSFLDAHCTDSAAWIDAVAAMSWDEIVAKSGIDRDQIRTVAGVYAKSRRTVFAWTMGITHHAHGVQNVQAIANLAMARGMLGRPGCGLLPIRGHSNVQGIGSVGVTPKLKDAIFENLQSKFHLDLPTTTGLDTLACMEAAHDRRMKFGLCLGGNLYGSNPDSRYAAEALSRLEMSVMLSTTLNTGHVNGLADETIILPVLPRDEEPEATTQESMFNFIRMSDGGPRRVPGPRSEVRVIADLGRRAIGDSDLICWDQLQQTSTIRNWISEVVPGYTKLDKIEATKQEFQLEGRTFHEPSFPTADGKAVMHTHALPDLKGTDSNELRLMTVRSEGQFNTVVYEEEDLYRNQDRRDIILMHPDDLQRLGLRHDQPVSIRSDTGQIDGYLARGFDSIRPGNSLMYYPESNCLVSRYADPQSKTPAFKGIVVTVSPLA